Genomic DNA from Theileria equi strain WA chromosome 4 map unlocalized gcontig_1105316255033, whole genome shotgun sequence:
AATAAGAAAAACAAGAAGGATaagaaagagaaaaagGACAAGAAGAGAAAGGAGATCAGAACTAAACTAGAAGCACTTAGGGAGCAAGAAGATAGGCTACAGGAACAGCTAGAACAAGAAAAGGAAAGGATCAGAAATGCAGAGGGACTCGAGGAAAAGGAGAAGAGTGAAGAAAAGAGATTAGAAAGGGAACTGGAAAGATGCAGGAAGAATATTGAAAAGCTTGAAAAGAAGcaaaagaaggaagaaagGAAAGAGAGACAGAGGCTAGGAAAGgagaaaaagaaggaaCTTAGGAGggaaaggaagagactagagagagaagaaaagaaaatcttggatgaagaagacgaagaagaggaactAAAAAATAGAAGGAAAAACGATTTAGATGACGATGAGGGACAAAACGGACGGGactttccaaattttgacGATGACTCTGATCAGGATTGTGAAGATGGCTCATGTGACTCATAAATGAGGCTTATGATGCAAATTAAAGAAtcactttatatttttaggGGAATTTGCCCTTTACCCATTCATAATGTGGAATGGCTCTCACGGATTTCTCCGTGTGTTTTATTCTGGTAATTCTTGTACCATATTTCTTCATAGATGAGACTAGTATTTATGTAAAGtgcaaaaatataaactttaATAGACGAGGGAAAGATATTTTTGCAGTTTCTTCAAAATGTGCGCCCCTTTACGGAGATTCTTTGCAGAATCTCTCATTCCTAAGTTCAAACTTGGCAAGTTCCGGACTTGTACGCAATTTCCACGAAATTAAGATGTCTTCCAATTCAGAGGATGCTGAATCTGTGAAGGATCTTGTGGAGCGCAGCAACGCCAGGGCTGGCATAGGAGGAGACAAAGTCGATGAAGACAAACCCAGGTATTTTACATAATTTCCACGCAATTAACATACAGAAAATCCAACTCTCCGGATGTAAGAGTCTACGCGCCAAGAATAATCTCCAAAAAAGTCAAGAGCAGATACAAATTCAGACCAACAAGTATGTCATTCGCACCGAAATTGTTGTCTAATGCGCAAACGTGTAGGAATGCAAGGAATAAAACTGCATGATGAATCGTCATTCAACACAGTTTcaatgatgaagataaatGGAGGTTCTATACGGGGTCGAAAACTCTGTTGTCCACCCGTATACATCCGTCCCATGATGTCTAGGGTatctttgtatttttgaaatAACATGAACTAGGTAAAAGGCGCTTTATTCTCATCCCTTCAACATATTGGCATGTTCTCTCCGGATCGAGAGTGCAGGTATATTGTGGCAATCACCGTATATGCATAAATACAGTGTAATTGATCTGTTTTGTGGCACTGGCTCTGTAGGATTAGAGGCTCTCTCCTATGGAGCAACCAACTGCACTTTTGTAGACATATCAATGGAATGTTGCAAGGTAAGGTATCCTCTTATTTATCTCTGTGCAGGCCACTTCAATAAATGCTGGACACTGTGGTTTCAAGGACAAGTCTAGGGTATTAAGAGCGGATGCAATGGTATAtaaatctccattatttataATGATAATGACAGGAATCAATAACATCACCGTGGTTACACTCAATTAACCAAAAGTTTGATCTCCTCATAGCTTGTCCACCATACCAAGAGGTCATATACTCTGAATTAATAGAGGTTAGATTGAGTATTTCCACGTTAAAACTGTTCAGAAGATCGCAAACAGTACTATTTTAAATAAGAATGCCGCCGTAGTAATAGAATATCCCAAAGAAATCAACTTCTTACCACAGgtaaatttacatttgCGATAAACAAGGTGTAGAATGTTGGAGACGGAAAACTTCTAGGGATAAAAAATCGCAGATATGGACGCACGATCCTTGCAGTTTATCTCTATACTCCCTCAGAAAATCGCATGGAACTTGTAGAGTCCGCAGCGAAGGAGTTCGTACCAACAACATACAGCAGGAAGAGACTCAAAATAGAAGGATTCATCAAAAAGAGAGGGGAGGAAGAcccatttataatgtagtttAAATATCTATCAAGTACTACAAATAGTTTATAATTAGGTCCATCCtaaaaaatttgaaaataatgcGATTCCAATAAAGCAGAGCAAAACGTTTTGCAAAAGTAGGAAAAACGCTACCATTATTTCAATGTCCAATTTGCAAAGACTCTCCCATTTCCAGTGGTTAATATGACGTATCCTTTCCACAATAATCGCAAAGTGCAAATGATAGGCAATTAAACAGAGAGTTTGTCTCATTAACACATTTGTGTGACCATAGAATAAAAAAGTAAAAAGGGTTGATAATAAATGCAACACTAGTCCAACCTCTGGATGAGAAAGTAAAGAGACTAGAAGCGTGATTTTTGAGCATAAACCTCCAGTTTTCCCATCTTGCCCCAATCTATAGTCATAGAGTTTCCTGTATAGTTCCCTGACAAAGTTCTTGTACCTAATCAAGCAGAATACACAAATCATAATTGTTCCTCCAGTGTATAAAAGCATATGGAGCCGTACCGGATTCCTCAAGATCCAGAATAGAGCGAGGTTCCAGTATTCCTTTTGTACATGTTTATATATGTTTGGAAATCTCGAGTTGCACCAGCTTCTATGCTCTGTTGGTAGGGAAGCCCTTCCCAAAAACCTTTTTATTCCACCTTTAGTAAGTGCTGCCCGCAGAAATTTAGGGAAGCTCAAAAGTTTTATATCATCCAAAGGTGTTACTAGGCAATATACAACGTATCCATAAAACTGCAGGCAAATAAGTGGCAATGCAAGCGTAGCGGCATAAAATGCTGCCTTTATCCAATGAAAAATTGCTGCGATAACAAAATATAGTTTACTGCTTCTTTCATTCCTTTCGGTCCACATTGGTTTATAATgttccattaaaatgttaaatTTAGACAACAGTGGGCACGTCCTGAGAGTATGAAAGAATAGAGGAATCGCTAACATGATACCATTTGATCTTAGAAAACAACATAAAAAAAATAGAAAGACAGCCGCGATTTCTAAAATGTACTTTTGTAGTGTGTATAAAAAACTAGAGTATTCTTTactgtaaaatatttcttcAGCCTCAAATAAGCATAATATGGCAAGGAAAGAAAAGAGTGAAAAGACGCTCTCGGTGTATAGAGCACTTGCGTGAATTGCTGCAGGGCAGATGTTATATAGTATACTTGCTAGATATGAAATTCTTTCAATTTTTTTAAATTTCACTTCTTCATATACTCCTGTCCAACGTATTCCGGTGTCAAAATATCCATCTCCCAGATCGTTTAAACATTTTCGCCTGAGTAGCAATTTCCAGCACAAGAGATATATTAGAACTGCAGATATTATTGCAGATACATTTGTGATTAAAAGACCGGCTATTGCTATATACATGAATTTAGGTAGCTCTGTTCCATCGTTAAAAAAGCCTTTATCAATGAGAAATTTGTGACATAACCCAAGACATTTTCCTGCTAAATTAGacaaatatggaagaagtGGGAAGAATGCTGTGGAATCCTCAGTTCCATATACTAAATCATCTGTAGAATATTTGAGAAAGCGCTCGGCATCCCAGCTGAGAAATGGCAGTAACTTTATCCAAAGCTTAAATTTATAGCCTTTGAAAAAGTCGTCCTgctcatttttatccaaaaatcCCATGAGGGTTGTATAAGGATACGTTGTATTGCCgtatactacatttttactTTGTAATTCAATCTTATCCAGCGGAACCACTTCCTCATGTGATTCATCCTTTGCCATTTTAGGCCTCAAAGTTACATAAATCTTGCCATTATCAAGCTTGGGAGGATCAATCCAGGAATTTTCAGAGATGAAAATCGCAAATGAGATCACGAATAATCTCAGTACCACGGATGTGCAAAGTGCCCGAGCTAGGCGTTTCCTAGGTTTAACAAACGCACCTGTACTTGTGTCTTTCATGTGAATAAGACAAAATGTAACGCACAGGCCAACTAGAGTTAATGAATTTATTAACTGATCGATATCCACACAACACCATTGGCTTCATCTCTCACCCAGAGGGTTTCTAAGGTTGAATTTTGTAGCATATCGGATACATACTTTGTGAATATGTTGTCCTGATGTCCAAATTTGACGAGAAGCGTTTTTTGTCCTGCTTTGAGCAGCTAACGGAATTTGATGCCGAAAAGCGGAAGGAATCCATCAACAAAATACTCTTAGACATAGAAACCGGAGATAAAGCCACAaagaataaagaagatgagtGGAGAGTTGGCCCATTATCCACAAATAGAGAgtataaatacaaatatgCACTTAAGGATAATATTCTACTGCAATACACCATTGATAGGCTTTTGAAAGGTATAAGATCcaaaaggaagaactcGAGGATCGGATTTACTGTAGCCTTACTCTCCGTTCTTAGGGTACATATCGATAACGTCGATCCAGGAGCAGTAGCGAAAGCTATTTTGGAGTATACCAATACAAAAGAATGTGTTCCGTCAGAGGTTAAGGATGCCCTATGCGGAAGGCTGTTCGGAATTGCTATTTTACAAAGGGTAGGATACTTTTCTCTGCCTCAGTGCGTAGAGTATTTGTCTGAAATTTGTCAAAGCGTATGGGAAGTTTATGATTATAAGATATACTTCCAGGATGCCGCATCGATTCTGCAATTTCTGATCGCTAGAGATGTTTATACCGCCACAAAGGATGCTGAAGTATCACTTAGTCATGTTAAAGACCGTATTTCTGATCTTTTTGATGAGGCAAATGTAGATAAAACACTCAAAGATGAAGGTGTATTATCTTGCCCTTTAATGAGCTTGTACGCACTTTTGCACAAGTATATATATAACGGAGATTCCTCTCTCGCTGTAATATCCCAATCTCCTGCATCTCAGCAAAATCTACCGATATCCCTTCGCTATGTTTCATGTATACCAAGGTATCATCCCGTTGTACCTTCCTTCTTTCACATTCTTATTGAGTCTGCGGATATTCAGAGGGTTTGTATTTCCATAGACACTCTTTTTGAATCCACGGTACAAAATGCATTCACTGCCTTTAGACTCTACGCGGTACTCCTCAGTAAAATTGGCTACAAGGTTATTGAGCATAGCAGGGCATACATACAAGCAATAATGAAATATAATCATGCTTCAAGGGATCACCCACTAAAAATTATTGTATCACATACTCTGCATCTACTATGTGGAATATTTAGCAAGGAGGCTTCAAAACAAGAATATGCTCTCCAAGATCACGAAATATACGGATATATACAAGCACAAATGATTGATTTTAAACAAATGTTTGATCCAGAACAACATGGGAGAAGAGTTAATATGGATATTGATGATGGATCCAGAATATCttgtataatgcatatAGGTGAATCTTGTAATTTTTCAATGGGCTCTTTTTCCACATTTCAGAAGGTCATTGATACTATTTTGAGGAACTCGGATGTAACAAAGGTCTATCCATATTTCAAGGCTGAATTTTGCACCGTTGAGGCATCTGAGGCACCTACTGGTGAGAGTAGCAATTCTAAGGTTTCATGGATGTTTGCAGTTCTTCAACTATGTGTGGCTTCTCACGGAGATCCCGCTCTTCGCCTCAAAATGTTAGGGGATTTCGCAAAGCTATGTCTAAACTGTACTGCTGATTTACTTCCAGCGCGCACAAATTCTGTGATAACCCAACTAGCAAGGATTCTAGAAACATgttttaaaacaaaatcaTTTAAAACTGAAGAAACAGTTCACAATGTAACATCAATATATCTAGAAGTTGGAAAAGCTACAGATAAAACTGGTGAATTAATATTTGATCGTCTTTACAACATGTCCGTAAAGATGGATATGACGAATCTAAGATTATGTGTGTTATCATTGGCGCTTTTGCTGAAGATGCGACATCTGAAATCTCAACAAAATGAAGTTATTGAGGAGTTTGCAGAAGCTCTATGTGAAGCAGTTCAAGATTTGGGTGATGTAAGGTTACAATCCGCTACACTTTCCGCGATTATTACCGATGATCACTCACCGGATTTTGGACTATTTCACACTATTGCAAAGGAAATTTGGAGGCAACTTTCAGGTACTCTAAGTCTAGATGTACAAAAGATACTTGTAAAAAACGCAGTTCTGTATGATattgatgaggatgaagatgatgacaCAAGCGAGGAATCTGAAAGTGAAGATTCAGAATCAGAAAAGGATCAAGAAGAGTCTGAAGACGACGAAAAAAGTGACgaatctgaggaagaggaagaagacgatgatgaagatgaaaaggatgaagaacaagaagATGAGGGTGAAGACTCAGATATTGAGCTAAAGACGCTTTCTTCTGTAGTTGATGAACTTTTAACTGTGGAGTCAGGATATTCCAAAGTGCGCATGGAGAGACGCCGTCTTATGCAAGAGTTAACGCCAGATTCTCTAAGAATGAAAATACGATATCTGGATCTCCTTCAAGCACACTTTGAGGGGAAATCACACGATGTTTTCAGCATGAAGTCTATGGTCAGGCTTTTGAACTCCTACGTTAAATCAGTTGTTATGCAAGAAAAGGATCTAAAAAAGGGCATGAAGGAAGTTTTAGTTTCTTATTCAAACAAGGTAGCAAAACTTATAAAGGGTGGGCCAAAAACATCTACTGAAAGTCCATCTGATGAACTGCGCCAATTAATAATAGACCTGCAGACAAACATTATAAAAACGCTGCAAACAACTAGGAAGGTGCTTGATGTTACACTTGACACATTTATTCACCTGTGTAGAATGGAGAAAGCTATATTTGGTGACACCCTATCTTCTACGTCTGTGATTTACATGGGACTTTTATCCTCTGTCTTTACaaaaaaatgcaaaattGGTACAAGATTCTTTGTCACACTTTCAAGGCGTCTTCCGTCAGTATTTGAGGGCATTGATCTACTTAAGATCACTTCAGAATGTCGCGTAGACTTTGTACAATCAGAGGTTCTCCAAATCGCTGAAAAAACACTGGAGTATGTTTCAGGAGACGCTCTAAAGAAACACATGGAAACCTACAATCTAGATAGCGAATTCTCCGGTGTTGATGTTGAGgcattttcatctccaggAAAGACAACCGAACGGttcattcatcttcttgaTATCTTGTCCACAAAAGCTAGTGAGGAAagcaagaatggaaaatctAATGAAAGAGGTTTATCACTTCAATTGATCAAGAGCCTAGCAAGAGTGGCGGTTTTAGTTGTTAAACGCATATCGACTTCCAAGAATCCAAAGCTCTTGGGTAATTTGAAGGAAAAAATCCAGAATCTTACAAAAGCAGTAGAATCTTCTGATCCAAAGCGCAGAAAGCTTGTGCAGCCATTCAATGCAGTTATAAAGGAAATCAATAAACTGTAAAGGCAATGTCTATTTTCGCCGTATAACAAGTCCTTAAGATATATAAAGCGTATAGTTGGTGATATCTGGTACTCGTAAACGAACAGTTTTGGAGAGTTTTAGATGGATCATTGACCAAAGACAAGTACCCTCCACATATTTGTGCTATTTAATCCTTGATCATTACTTGTGCTCAAATTCATCTAACCATTCTGCCGTATTGAGCACATTATCCGCACGTACTTTTCGTTTGCTCTGCCCTCTGTCGACCTccatttccagaatgtGCACAGTTTTCAGAAGTaccattttcaaaaaaATGTGTTTTGAGTCATAATTTCGCACTTCCCGGTATCCTGATTGGAAAATATGCCATTTGAGGTCGCAAATGGTTTGTGTCACTTATGTAGGTGCCCTGTCCTGGTAAAGACGCACACATTTCACTATTGATATATCAAACGCATAAAAATCTCTATAAATGGATTCAGCAACCAATTCTATCTTCAATTCCGTGCGGAACTGCCCCTGCATCTCAAGGTATGATAAGGGAGAAGTAGACGTGGATAATGACGACTATTTTGATGTTTACAACGCTAATAAGGATGAGGAAAGGTTAAAGGATGACTGGCGGTGGTTAAGTATTCGATGTGAACGAAGGTTGAATGAAAAACTTACTTCTTGCCTCTCGAATAGACTTCATAGACTCCCTTCAGCATATAAAGAGAGTACAGCAACACCAGAGGACTTTGCTAGTTTTGTTCCTCGGATTATTAGGGAATATGCTTGCTCCATTGACGAACAGGTGCTGGAATCTGGCACCTTTCAAATCCAAGCTACATCGCCATTGACACAGATACGAACATCAATAGTACCCTCCGTGGACTTGACACCAATATTCGAAGGGTATGCACCAGTCGTATTCTGTGACGTTAGTGGATTCACTTCTCTGGCCGAAGCTGTTGAAGACTCTGGAGATCCAGATGCCGCTGCCACTTTGGGTAAATGTCTGAATGAATTTTTTGATCCACTCATTAGCATAATATATCACTGGGGAGGCGATATAATGAAGTTCTCCGGAGATGCAGTCTTAGCGGTATGGAAAGGACACGACTTGTCAAACGAACAAATGTCTCTTCtagcattaaaatgttgTCACGAACTGCACAAAGTATTACATGAGTTCCCATCTGGGATTGATGGAAGAACATTATCGATGCATATCGGAGCATCCTTTGGAAAAATATCAATTTTTAACGTTGGAGGTGTGATGAACCACTGGGAATATGTAATATCCGGCATACCTCTAAGGGAAATTGCAATCGCAGAACCTCTGGCTGAATCTGGAGAAACTGTCATTTCAGCTtctattttaaaatgtgcaGAAACAGAAGTGGAAGTTACACCAATAGATGGTAATACGGAGTATTATGTACTCAAATCCGTGAAGCCACTATCAAATGTATTAGGTATGAATTACGGAGAATTTGTATATGCTAATGAACATGATCTCAATCGTTCAAGGTATACAACATTTTGTATGACAGAATCGATATCTAATGACGAATTAACACCAAAAACAAACATGCACAGTGATATTTCTGGAGAATCAACTCATACCACTCTGCAAGATATGCGTACTTTATCATATATGGATTACGGTGCAGATTTGGATGTCAGGACCAGTCACGTTCCTATATTTGGAAGATATATGCCAGAATATATCTATAATAGGCTTATTTCGGGCTATAATATCTTTCATAATGAAATGCGCAACCTTACAACAATTTTTGTATCCGTAACCAACTTTGATATTTCATCACTAAATGGAAGAGATGTGGCACAGCAAATCATGGTAGTATGTCAAAAGGCTACATATGCTGTTGAAGGTGTTGTAAATAAGCTTCTAGTGGATGACAAAGGTCTAATGATCCTTATTTTCATGGGATTCCCTCCATATTACCATGTTGATGATCCCGTTCGCTCTGTTTTCGTGGCATTCAAAATAGCAAGTAGTTGTAAAAGATTAGGTCTTGATGTGGGCATTGGAATATCAACCGGAAGGGTGTGGTGTGGAACTCTGGGCAATGATTTGCGCAAAGAATATACTGCACTTGGAGATCATGTTAATCTCTCTTGCAGATTAATGAGCATGGGAATCAAACGTTCATATGAGGCAGCTAAAAACGATAGTGAAAACGTCAAAAAGTTCACACATCCGATATTTGTAGATGAAAACACTTACTTAATAGCTCAGAGCTCCCTAGGGTTTGAATACGTCGATCGTATAAAGTTGAAGGGTAAAGACAAACTAGTGAATATTTACACACCAACTGGGAAAGTAGTTCGAGGAAAAGAGAGACTTAAATCTCCCCTGGAAAGTTGGAAGAGttggaaaatgtataaGGAGGTTAGTGACAAACTAGACCAATATGAATTATTACGATATGGCGGTATTATGACCATTTTTGGAAACGAAGGAAGCGAAATGCAAGCCTACCTAAAGAGAAAACTTGATCCCTATATTCCCACGATTTCTGTATCGACTATAAGGGATTCTGAAATATCAATAGCTACTGATTCCAAAACTATCTGGAAATCACTATGTACCGAACTTGTGGATAAATGGGCATCCAGTGAGCATAGAAGGAAAATGCTCACCCTTCATAATAGACAGTATTATAAAAGTCATAATTGTGTTTCTAAAAAGGGAGTAACAGCCCTTGTGAAGGAACTCTTGGATCCATCCCTCCATTGGAACATGGGAGTAATCAGCCATTTGATTGATGGCCTTGAGAGTGAATCAACAATAGCCCTAATAAAGGGGTTGTCCAACAAATACAAGAGAGCTAGCAGGCTTTCAAGTACCCTAAAAAACATATTGGGTATGCATGAAAATGCTGATTCTGAAATGGAAGCCACATTTGATGACTCCAaaacatcttcattttccGATGCAGAAATTGCTCTTCTTGAGAGGTCTCTTTTGGATGAACCAATTTCACCATTCATATTGTCAATGATACAGGGATTTTTAATGCACGAAAAGCTATGTATAATTTTAAACATGCAGAGAGGAACATCGGTTGAGTATACAATAGATGATGAATCATGGAATATAGTTTTAGATTTAGCAAGGCTTGCAACTGACGTACGAAAACAGGTAGAGGCAAATTGTGGATCTACTATGCCTATCATATTCATTCTTATCGCACCAAATGCCTATTTTTTAAGGGCCAAAGACCTCCTGGAAATCGCTAAAGAGCGCAATTCTGTGGTGAAAATGAAACGTTTAAACAAAGAGGAGACAGGAGAATTAATTTCTCACTGTCTAAATGTTGCAGATATACCAGACGAACTAGTCGAACATATTTACACTAATACTTCTGGAATGCCCCAATTTGTTTGTAAAAGCGTTCAGAGGCTTTTAGATGAAGGTCACATTAAAATTTCTACCGAAAACCAGGATGCATCAATGGAATGGTCTCCTGAGTATCTCATTTACTCCGAACCTGTAAAGGCAAGTGTATCTGTCAATCTAGAAAATGTTACGTTCATAGACGAGATGCGTTCATTTGCAATGACTAAAATTGACAGATTACAACCAAATGAACTTTTCATTGCAAAAGTTGCAAATATGCTGCCAGAACCATTTTCAGCAAAAAATCTGCTGGGAAGAAATCCAAAGATGTTAGATGATGCAGTTTTCATACAAATAGTTGAGTCACTTCTCAATTATGAAGTTCTAGAAATTGATGGCTCAGAGAATATGGATGTATCTTTGCATACAAAATTGAGCATTGACTCCTCTGTACAGTTTAAAATAGCGAATATGGCTATTAAAAGCGTAATTTCCGAACGAATTTTGGAAGATGAAAGGACATGGATCAAAGAACACTTTGTATAATCAACTAGTTGTAAATTATAACCCTCTATTGTGTCTATAGTGCACTAATCATACATAAGCTGTTCATCTTGAAAATATTGTGTGAGACCTTGATACTTATAGTAAAAATGATTCTTATCCATACtaatttcatcaattttGTAGTATATGAATGCACAATTATGAACTGGGAGTGTTCACGGAGATAAACAGGAATATACAGTCACATACAAAACTACCAACTTTTAGAGACTAATTATCTGTGTTTTAATCCTTAAGATATCTACAAAGCTCTAGCAAAGTATCCATACAAAAATCAATTCATCGACAAATTATAAACCCCTTTGTGCCTCATACCTCTGGGACTATATAATGTTATTCAGAGTCTTATTCTCACAATATTTCAGAAAGATCAATCGCCCATGATTCTATTGGAGTGAATAAATTTTTGGTTAAAATGGGCACTAGTTTTTAATTCCAGTCCACACCAATCTCATTAAACAATTACTTCATGGGAAACTAtgataaatgcaaacattGCAAAGGAACAACAGCTACTGTAGACCACCTTGCCACATGCTGTGAACATAAATTAGCCTTTGATTACACCAGACGACATAACGAAGactgaaatgtgtatctcTCCACCTGTGCCACATGTTCAATCTAACAAGGAGAGAACATTAAAGGATATGTGATGCAGGAGATACTCATGGGATGTTTATAAGACTCCTTGGAAACCTCTTGCATGCAAATTAGTCTAATGAGTTACTCCATAAATCGATAGAATCAGtgcttctagaaggtctTAAGATccccaaaacctacggaaaatccgtaggaTCTACAAGGgtaggaactaataacGCAGATATAACACAACCCTTACACCTAGAGCAGATTAATTAGTTATTATGTATTGTTTGCTTACATAGTTGTCATAGCTAGTCAACATTCgtccatactgaccatcctgctcacaccagttgagacatgaatggattGCTACTATGATGGTAACTATGGAAGGACGATAGGATAGTATGAATGAGGTTGTGgatgatggagaatctgaggaagacTCTAAGGAATCTCATAATCCTACTTTCTTGGTTCCTCTACTACTAAACTTGAAGAactaaaggatgaattGGCTGTTGTGGGTGCTAGTAAAGctgaagagtctactgcTGGATACTCTACGGAATGTAATGCTAGCAGTAATGCTAGAGGACCCGAAAGACTTTATGCTAAAGTTAAAGAACCTGAAACAGTTGgatctgaagaacaaacTCTTAGTTCTTTTGGCCATACTTCTACTACTTCTTTTCATAGTGTCTCTAGTCACTTGCTGTATCTCAGGTATTCCAAATAACCTCTACCTCTCTCTGGTCATACTCTTTCCTTCCCTATGGTTCCTCAAGCTGCTGATTCTGCTGGTCCTGAAAGATTTTAGGGTCAGATTCAAGGTGGAGCCCGTAGAGACTGTCACTTCTGATCAAGGCACTTCTTAAGACCTTTTAGGGAAAATCTTTGGAGGTGGCGGTTCTTCAGTTCTGGGCACAGGTGGAGGCATTGGTGTATAATACTACGTCTGGTACAACTTCTTTCTAGATATTTTCTAGACACTAGAAACTACTCTTTAAACATCATGCTAAAAGTCAGCATTGTTCCATCGGTCTCCCTTCTTAGAGAGTCTGCAGTGGATATTCCGtaggaattttaatggacATCTACCAACAATGCTAGTACTGTTATTCGGGGTCTTGCTAACACTCCGTCAGAGTGTATATGTTTAATTAATGATACTTCCTTTACATTCATAGGTATGATAGATTGACATCTTTTCATCACAAAATCCTTTTCCTCCAAGAGATTCATACATGAACAGATTACAGAAGGACCCCTACCAGAGTAATAAGTAACTATTTGGACTCCTGAAGAGTGAGAAACTGCACTGTCTCAAGGAGTACACAATCCATATAGGACATACACTTATGCCAGTCTAATTAGCAGTAGAACAATCACGATTACGGATTACATCCTCCGAATTTACCACAACTTTATACCCTGGAATGGATAAAGTAATGTTTGGATATCGTACGGATGAAAATGGCGCACAGCAATTGTCTATTCTCTTCCCATGGTACACTATCAAGGTTACTCCGTTCATAGTCTACACTCTCCCATCAGAACAAATACAGGT
This window encodes:
- a CDS encoding hypothetical protein (encoded by transcript BEWA_015540A); the protein is MDSATNSIFNSVRNCPCISRYDKGEVDVDNDDYFDVYNANKDEERLKDDWRWLSIRCERRLNEKLTSCLSNRLHRLPSAYKESTATPEDFASFVPRIIREYACSIDEQVLESGTFQIQATSPLTQIRTSIVPSVDLTPIFEGYAPVVFCDVSGFTSLAEAVEDSGDPDAAATLGKCLNEFFDPLISIIYHWGGDIMKFSGDAVLAVWKGHDLSNEQMSLLALKCCHELHKVLHEFPSGIDGRTLSMHIGASFGKISIFNVGGVMNHWEYVISGIPLREIAIAEPLAESGETVISASILKCAETEVEVTPIDGNTEYYVLKSVKPLSNVLGMNYGEFVYANEHDLNRSRYTTFCMTESISNDELTPKTNMHSDISGESTHTTLQDMRTLSYMDYGADLDVRTSHVPIFGRYMPEYIYNRLISGYNIFHNEMRNLTTIFVSVTNFDISSLNGRDVAQQIMVVCQKATYAVEGVVNKLLVDDKGLMILIFMGFPPYYHVDDPVRSVFVAFKIASSCKRLGLDVGIGISTGRVWCGTLGNDLRKEYTALGDHVNLSCRLMSMGIKRSYEAAKNDSENVKKFTHPIFVDENTYLIAQSSLGFEYVDRIKLKGKDKLVNIYTPTGKVVRGKERLKSPLESWKSWKMYKEVSDKLDQYELLRYGGIMTIFGNEGSEMQAYLKRKLDPYIPTISVSTIRDSEISIATDSKTIWKSLCTELVDKWASSEHRRKMLTLHNRQYYKSHNCVSKKGVTALVKELLDPSLHWNMGVISHLIDGLESESTIALIKGLSNKYKRASRLSSTLKNILGMHENADSEMEATFDDSKTSSFSDAEIALLERSLLDEPISPFILSMIQGFLMHEKLCIILNMQRGTSVEYTIDDESWNIVLDLARLATDVRKQVEANCGSTMPIIFILIAPNAYFLRAKDLLEIAKERNSVVKMKRLNKEETGELISHCLNVADIPDELVEHIYTNTSGMPQFVCKSVQRLLDEGHIKISTENQDASMEWSPEYLIYSEPVKASVSVNLENVTFIDEMRSFAMTKIDRLQPNELFIAKVANMLPEPFSAKNLLGRNPKMLDDAVFIQIVESLLNYEVLEIDGSENMDVSLHTKLSIDSSVQFKIANMAIKSVISERILEDERTWIKEHFV